From the Leisingera sp. NJS204 genome, the window ACGGTGCTGGTCGATGATCACTTTCAGTTTCGCAGCACCCGCAACAGGAAAGATCACATCCGAGACCCTGCCATTCGGGGTCATCATCGCAGCTGTGGCGATATCAACCAGCAATCGTTCCTTGCCGTGTACCTTCTCGATGTCGGCGGCAATTTTGCCGATCACCTTGCGCCGGAATTTCGTCCCGATCCGGTGCACGACATCAATCAGCAAGTCCACCAGCCGATCAATCAGCTTTGCTCTACGCGACACTATATGGATAGCCAGTAATCCAAGGCGTTTTTCATGTTTGTGCCGCCGCATCTCAGAGGCAGTCTCTCCCTCAACCCGGCGCACCAGAATCTTGATCCATGACGGATCAACGCTGGACATCATATCAAACGGCAAGTCGAGACCTTGAATAAAGGCAAGCCGGTCAGCAGCATCCAGTACGCTTTCCAGCGTTGCAGCGCCAACATCGTCTTTCAAACGCTGAAACCCATGACTGCCACGCGGATCTGTCAGGCTGGCCTCATATGCTTCTGACGCATTTGGTGGCAGCGCCCTTGCGATGCCAGCTAATAGACCATCTACAAATGCAACCCGTGCGGTTCGAACGGAACGCGCCAGGATGCCTTCGGCTGGCGGGAGCAAACGTCTTTCCCGAAACCAGCGATAGCATTGGTCAAGCATGTCACCAATTGAGCCACCATTTGGGCCAGTTACATCACGCAACCAAACTTCGAGCACAGCGCGATGTTTCGCCTGTGTTCGGGATAGACCAAGGTGCTTGGCGATCTCCAGCCGATAGCGGCGAGCAGTCCGGTCAGAAAACAACCGATGAAGGCGAATAGCCTGCATGTCGAGTTGGGAGGCGACATAGTCGACTGTATTGTCATCGACATTGGCCCAGTCTTCGACAAACCTGCCTGCGCAGCGAGCGCTGCAAGTTTGTAGTGCCACCTCAAGACAAACAGACTGGGGCAGCGACGATAGAGAATCCATATCCTGAAAGGACAAGCTCCAATCGCGTGCCGCGTTGTTAGCCATCTGCCCAACTCCAAAATACAACATGAAAGCAATTGGTTACGGGTTTTTAGGTCAGCGCAACATCAATCGTTCACAAATGTTCTTAAATTTGGCCGCTTTTCCACGTTCAGGCCCCTTGGGCCTGAAAGGCGCGCAGTTCCTCCTGCGTCGCGATATCCGGCGCATGCCCCGGAAACCGCGTGAAATCGCGCATCGCACGCAGGTACATCGTCTGTGTCTTCGGCTGCAGACCCTTGATCCGCATATCTTCAAGAAAGCGTTGGCGCAGCTTGGGAACATATTGACCGGTCATCAGGCCCTCCTGTCATTAGATAGAGAAGGTCCCAATCGTCAGACAGGTGCGTCAGTTCGCAAAATCCACGCCACTCACATCAACGCGCAACACACGCCACAAGTGCCAGTACCGCGAGAGCGGTTTCGTCCAAGTCCGCATTTTACCAATTCGAACAACGCGCAGCGAACGGTCACCCCATCGTGAGTTCTCCTTGTGTTCCTCTTAACCCCCATCTGTGCACGTTCGGGGCGGTTGGGCCGGCAGGGGATGGGACGGCCAAGGCTGCTTCCCCTCCGGCGGGCAGGGAGTGTCTCTGCCGGGCCTTGGCCGGACCCCTAACTCACAGGCGGCGCTATTCCGGCCATGGCAGGGAGTAGGTCTTCACATTTGTGAAGAACTTCATGGCTTCTATGACGCCTTCCTTGACACCATTGCCGCTGTCTTTGATGCCGCCGAAGGGGGACATTTCGATGCGGTAGCCGGGCTGTTCCCAGATGTTGCAGGTGCCCACGTCCAAACCGTTGATATAGGCAATCGCCCGGTTCAGATCATTGGTGCAGACGCCTGACGACAGGCCGAACTCGGTGGAATTGGAAATCTTCATCACCTCGGCGTCATTGTCCGGCACCCGGACGATGGGCACGATCGGGCCAAAGGTCTCCTCCATCACCAGCTCGCTGCCGTGGGGCACCCTGTCAATCACGATGGGCGGCAAAAGCGCGCCCTGGCGGGGCGGGTGGTACAGGATCTCGGCGCCGTCTTTTTCGGCCTGCAGCACACGGTTTTCGAACAGCTCGGCGGCCTTGTCGTGGATGACGCAGCCCAGCTCGGTGGCCGGGTCCTGCGGGTCGCCGAATTTGATCGCACGAGCCTTTTCCAGGACCAGCGGCACAAAGCGGTCCGCGACGCTCTCTTGAACCAGAATACGCTTGATCGCGGTGC encodes:
- a CDS encoding phage integrase N-terminal SAM-like domain-containing protein; translation: MTGQYVPKLRQRFLEDMRIKGLQPKTQTMYLRAMRDFTRFPGHAPDIATQEELRAFQAQGA